A window of candidate division KSB1 bacterium contains these coding sequences:
- a CDS encoding LD-carboxypeptidase, giving the protein MKHRSPHWLDRRQFMTGLAVLASVPSVVPKFVQENRQSREIIKPARIALGDTVGLIAPASNAFEPTTIREGVETLQSLGFRVKLGAHIRDKLGYLAGSDADRVADLHQMFRDNEVKAIFALRGGYGSMRLLNLIDYDLIKNNPKILIGYSDITSLLIAIHQKTGLVTFHGPVAISSFTKYTRDIFWKMLGSPQPFGELPHPEPANPLRPTAHLNCIRPGKATGRLIGGNLTLFTALLGTPYEADTRGAILFLEETGEEPYDIDRMLTQLLLAGKLNQIAGLAFDKCPDCKPSDYKPAFYTTLSVEEVLVDRLGNLNCPISYGLHLGHESDKPTLPIGITVTLDAERNALIIEEPAVL; this is encoded by the coding sequence ATGAAACATCGTTCACCTCACTGGCTCGATCGGCGACAGTTTATGACAGGGCTAGCGGTATTGGCTTCCGTTCCCTCGGTTGTGCCTAAATTTGTTCAGGAAAATCGACAATCCCGCGAAATCATAAAACCAGCGCGAATCGCACTGGGAGATACAGTGGGCCTGATTGCGCCAGCAAGTAATGCTTTTGAACCAACAACCATCAGGGAAGGAGTTGAGACGCTCCAATCGTTGGGATTTCGCGTGAAATTGGGGGCTCATATTCGGGACAAGCTCGGTTATCTTGCGGGCTCCGATGCAGATCGGGTGGCCGATTTGCACCAAATGTTTCGAGATAATGAAGTGAAGGCGATCTTTGCGCTTCGGGGCGGCTACGGGAGCATGCGTTTGCTCAATTTAATTGATTATGATTTAATAAAAAACAACCCCAAGATTCTCATCGGGTATAGCGATATCACTTCGTTGCTGATCGCGATCCATCAAAAAACAGGTTTAGTCACATTTCATGGTCCAGTGGCGATCTCCAGTTTTACCAAATACACGAGAGATATCTTCTGGAAAATGCTCGGTTCGCCCCAGCCCTTTGGCGAGTTGCCACACCCCGAACCAGCTAATCCATTGCGACCGACAGCCCATCTGAATTGCATTCGACCAGGCAAAGCCACAGGACGCTTGATCGGTGGGAATTTAACACTATTCACAGCCCTATTGGGCACTCCCTATGAGGCTGACACTCGCGGGGCTATTTTATTTTTAGAAGAAACTGGGGAAGAACCTTACGACATCGACCGCATGCTGACGCAACTGCTACTCGCTGGCAAGCTGAACCAGATTGCTGGTTTAGCCTTTGATAAATGCCCGGATTGTAAGCCCAGTGACTATAAGCCAGCATTCTACACCACCCTGAGCGTTGAGGAAGTGTTAGTGGATCGGCTTGGAAACTTGAATTGCCCAATATCCTATGGCCTGCATCTGGGCCATGAATCCGATAAGCCAACACTTCCAATCGGAATAACAGTGACATTGGATGCCGAGCGCAATGCTCTCATTATTGAAGAACCGGCGGTTCTTTGA
- a CDS encoding ATP-binding protein codes for MVKDLQIEPKTEFEASELFFSPQESATINELLTDGPPNDSQSVVRVVDLPAQMKISRSFPSNILHQFDLRIKKLIHEQQAIKNTFAALFEATSSAVLLVDAHRRIHKANQNFIRLLGHDPVNLMSGGNLYDYFHKKDRKKIEKFLKQLESADTDTSTEAITVQCLCSDKSVRFVEFRGTKVAGQNYLLIMLNDVTKQRQYELEILQRTKELTLLNTISRLINHPKDLRQILNVALDQTRALLGIEMGAIYQGNQFLKTLQPIAAAGMTFENANELLEQYREQIKQIKKQKEDLFLNSPNGKFWEIFGKSPRCRSLAFIPLFIRKSSFGLLVLASKSRIEFDQEKRQLLSAIGHQLAINIENAILFKELEEKSREVEAKNKELSSFVFTVSHDLKTPLIALHGYISLFREEFQDLIDTTGQEYLDRIICNAEYMNKMISDLLKLSRAGRVVGAKRRFSTYKLVKEIYMCFYPQILQHQINFSISKSLPIIYGDRQRLQTVFENLIGNAIKFISDKRTPLIEVDCVDRNSYYEFCVRDNGIGIDPADHQRIFEVFQKCERKLHDNNGTGVGLTIVKKIIEHHGGTVWVESKLDKGATFYFTLPKAASK; via the coding sequence ATGGTGAAAGATTTGCAGATCGAACCCAAAACTGAATTTGAGGCATCCGAACTCTTTTTCTCGCCTCAGGAATCCGCAACCATCAATGAGCTTCTCACTGATGGACCGCCAAACGATAGCCAATCCGTCGTCAGAGTAGTTGATCTGCCAGCACAAATGAAAATTTCTCGTTCATTCCCCAGCAATATCCTACATCAATTCGATCTTCGGATTAAGAAACTCATTCATGAACAGCAAGCGATCAAAAATACATTCGCTGCGTTGTTTGAAGCTACCTCCAGTGCAGTGCTTCTTGTGGATGCGCATCGTCGCATCCACAAGGCCAATCAAAATTTCATTCGACTCCTTGGTCACGACCCTGTGAATCTGATGAGCGGTGGTAATCTTTACGATTATTTTCATAAAAAAGATCGAAAAAAAATTGAAAAATTTTTAAAGCAGCTCGAATCTGCCGATACTGATACATCCACCGAGGCTATCACGGTCCAATGCCTTTGCAGCGATAAATCCGTTCGATTTGTAGAATTCAGAGGGACAAAAGTGGCTGGTCAAAACTATCTGCTGATCATGTTGAATGACGTCACCAAGCAGAGGCAATATGAACTCGAAATTTTGCAACGAACCAAGGAACTCACCCTCCTCAACACGATTTCCAGATTGATCAATCATCCAAAAGACCTGAGACAAATCTTAAATGTAGCTTTAGACCAAACACGAGCGCTGTTAGGGATCGAAATGGGAGCGATTTATCAGGGGAATCAATTCTTGAAAACATTGCAGCCGATTGCAGCCGCCGGAATGACGTTTGAAAATGCCAACGAGTTGCTGGAGCAATATCGCGAGCAAATCAAACAGATCAAGAAACAGAAAGAGGATCTTTTTTTAAATTCGCCGAATGGGAAATTTTGGGAAATCTTCGGTAAGAGCCCCCGATGTCGTTCATTGGCCTTTATTCCTTTGTTCATTCGAAAAAGCTCGTTTGGATTGTTGGTGTTAGCCAGCAAATCTCGAATTGAATTTGATCAGGAGAAGCGGCAATTACTTTCCGCCATTGGCCATCAATTGGCTATCAATATCGAAAATGCCATTCTATTCAAAGAACTGGAAGAAAAAAGCCGAGAAGTCGAAGCTAAAAATAAAGAGCTGAGTTCGTTCGTGTTCACTGTCTCTCACGATTTAAAAACGCCGCTCATCGCATTGCATGGTTATATCAGCCTGTTTCGCGAAGAATTTCAGGATTTGATCGATACAACAGGGCAGGAATACCTCGACCGCATTATTTGTAATGCAGAGTACATGAATAAAATGATCAGCGATCTGCTGAAACTTTCACGCGCTGGTCGAGTGGTCGGGGCAAAGCGCCGATTCTCAACTTATAAGCTGGTGAAAGAAATTTATATGTGTTTCTATCCGCAAATTCTCCAACATCAAATTAATTTTTCGATCTCCAAATCGCTGCCGATCATCTACGGCGACCGGCAACGATTGCAAACCGTGTTCGAAAATCTGATCGGCAATGCCATCAAATTTATTTCCGATAAGCGAACGCCCCTCATCGAAGTCGATTGCGTCGACCGAAATAGCTATTATGAATTTTGTGTTCGCGATAATGGCATTGGCATCGACCCTGCCGATCATCAGCGGATCTTTGAGGTGTTCCAGAAATGTGAAAGGAAGCTTCATGACAATAATGGCACTGGCGTAGGCCTGACAATCGTGAAGAAGATCATAGAACATCATGGTGGAACTGTTTGGGTGGAATCGAAATTGGATAAGGGTGCTACTTTCTATTTTACTTTGCCCAAAGCGGCTTCAAAATAG
- a CDS encoding RidA family protein, producing the protein MTINDKLKSLGFTLPTTPKPVAAYVPAVLVDNFVYTSGQLPILNGQLQYQGKLGSEINKEQGYEAARLCALNALSAIASVIGDLDRITRVVKVVGFVASAPGFTEQPAVINGASEFLKQLFGENGAHARSAVGVAELPLGAPVEIEMIVKIK; encoded by the coding sequence ATGACAATTAATGACAAGCTGAAATCATTAGGGTTTACCTTACCAACCACTCCTAAGCCAGTGGCTGCTTATGTCCCAGCCGTTTTGGTTGATAATTTCGTGTATACTTCTGGTCAATTGCCGATTTTGAATGGCCAATTGCAATATCAAGGCAAATTAGGCAGCGAAATTAACAAGGAACAGGGATACGAGGCAGCCCGCCTCTGCGCCTTGAATGCGCTCAGCGCTATAGCCAGCGTCATCGGTGATCTCGACCGTATTACCAGAGTGGTAAAGGTGGTTGGCTTTGTGGCGAGTGCGCCAGGTTTTACAGAGCAGCCCGCGGTCATCAATGGAGCTTCAGAGTTCCTCAAACAGCTATTTGGAGAAAATGGTGCCCATGCCAGAAGTGCCGTTGGTGTCGCCGAGTTGCCATTAGGGGCACCCGTGGAAATCGAAATGATCGTCAAGATTAAATAG
- a CDS encoding YjbH domain-containing protein: MKTTISLILVALEMALATIVFGQTYRSQPQEEFTPFFAQNIRPINLIDVPTANFLSRKAFQLKLRVYHLGGMIGGLTVCLTNRLMFGVTYGGQNIIGQGRVLWNGAPGVNLRYRIRIENYQLPSISVGFDSQGYGTYYPQLGRYQIKSKGFYVVVSKNFLILSDFGIHGGINYSNENKGDEKDINFFCGAHLVLDPELTLLWEYDFGINDNDDKSLGSGKGYMNAAVRWHFSNQMVFEFAIKNLLKNNREFNGEKIPNLNRELKIIYFQNL, from the coding sequence ATGAAAACCACAATTAGCTTGATATTGGTTGCTTTGGAAATGGCGCTGGCGACGATAGTTTTTGGGCAAACCTACCGAAGTCAACCGCAAGAAGAGTTCACCCCTTTTTTTGCGCAAAACATCCGTCCGATCAATTTGATCGATGTGCCTACTGCCAATTTCTTATCGAGAAAGGCATTTCAGCTCAAGTTACGCGTATATCACCTGGGAGGTATGATTGGAGGGCTAACCGTTTGTTTGACAAATCGACTGATGTTTGGTGTGACCTATGGCGGGCAGAATATCATTGGCCAGGGGCGAGTGCTATGGAACGGAGCGCCTGGGGTGAATCTGCGATATCGTATCAGGATTGAAAACTATCAGCTTCCGTCCATATCCGTCGGGTTCGATTCCCAAGGTTATGGCACTTACTACCCTCAGCTTGGCCGCTATCAGATCAAGTCAAAGGGTTTTTATGTGGTCGTTAGCAAGAATTTTCTCATTCTGAGTGATTTCGGCATCCACGGCGGAATCAATTATAGCAATGAGAACAAAGGGGATGAAAAGGATATCAATTTCTTCTGTGGCGCTCATTTAGTGCTTGATCCTGAATTAACGCTGCTGTGGGAATACGATTTTGGGATCAACGATAATGATGACAAATCGCTGGGCTCAGGCAAAGGCTACATGAATGCGGCAGTTCGGTGGCATTTCTCGAACCAGATGGTGTTTGAATTTGCCATCAAAAATTTGCTCAAGAATAATCGGGAGTTCAACGGCGAAAAAATCCCAAATTTGAATCGGGAACTCAAGATCATCTATTTCCAAAACCTCTAA
- the trxB gene encoding thioredoxin-disulfide reductase, translating to MENVIIIGSGPAGLTAAIYAARAELAPLVFRGVQPGGQITLTDALDNFPGFPNGISGYELFQAMEQQAVRFGAKVLPETVIEVNFKASPFSVRTHEQLYHAKAVIIATGSDPRKLNVPGEKEFIGKGVSYCATCDGFFFRGKKVVVVGGGDSAVEEGLFLTRFASSVTLIHRRDRLRAHAHLQSRAFANEKMRFIWDTIVTEILGSQTTGVSGVRLKNLKTEVETILETDGVFVFIGHIPNTQLFAGQLDLDESGIIVTDRRQHTNIPGVFAAGDVQDAIYRQAVTSAGSGCIAAMEAERFLAELEGTAYPGKLN from the coding sequence ATGGAAAACGTCATCATTATTGGTTCTGGTCCAGCAGGATTAACTGCGGCTATTTATGCCGCTCGAGCTGAGCTGGCGCCGTTGGTATTCCGAGGTGTTCAGCCCGGGGGGCAGATCACGCTCACCGATGCTCTCGATAATTTTCCGGGATTTCCCAATGGGATCTCTGGTTATGAGCTTTTTCAGGCGATGGAGCAGCAAGCCGTTCGATTCGGAGCCAAAGTTTTACCAGAAACTGTGATTGAGGTCAACTTCAAAGCATCCCCTTTTTCCGTTAGAACGCATGAACAGCTTTATCACGCCAAAGCTGTCATCATTGCCACTGGTTCGGACCCACGAAAATTAAATGTCCCCGGGGAGAAGGAATTCATCGGCAAAGGGGTTTCTTATTGCGCCACCTGCGATGGATTCTTCTTCCGCGGGAAAAAAGTCGTGGTCGTCGGCGGCGGCGATAGCGCTGTTGAGGAGGGCCTGTTTCTGACGCGCTTCGCCAGTTCAGTCACCCTGATCCATCGGCGCGATCGACTCAGAGCTCATGCCCATCTTCAATCCCGCGCCTTTGCCAACGAGAAAATGCGCTTTATTTGGGATACGATCGTAACTGAAATCTTAGGGAGTCAGACCACTGGGGTCTCTGGAGTGCGGTTGAAAAACCTGAAAACTGAAGTGGAAACGATTCTGGAGACCGATGGGGTCTTTGTGTTCATCGGGCATATCCCGAATACCCAGCTTTTTGCCGGCCAGCTTGATTTGGACGAATCTGGCATTATTGTCACTGATCGTCGGCAGCACACCAACATTCCCGGGGTTTTTGCGGCAGGCGATGTCCAAGATGCGATCTATCGACAGGCCGTTACTTCTGCAGGTTCGGGCTGCATTGCTGCCATGGAAGCAGAACGATTCTTGGCAGAATTGGAGGGAACAGCTTATCCAGGAAAATTAAACTGA
- a CDS encoding adenosine-specific kinase: MELILVKIENPQHYNVILGQSHFIKTVEDLHEALTNAVPQIKFGIAFCEASDKRLVRWSGNDSELIELAQRNAMQIAAGHFFIIFIKNAYPINVLKEVKSVPEICRIFCATANPLEVVVVESDQGRGVLGVIDGFKALGIEQDEDIQERKNLLRKFGYKL; the protein is encoded by the coding sequence ATGGAACTGATACTTGTGAAAATCGAAAATCCGCAGCACTATAATGTGATTTTAGGACAATCTCATTTCATCAAGACAGTCGAAGACCTTCATGAAGCCTTAACCAATGCAGTTCCACAGATAAAATTTGGTATCGCGTTCTGTGAAGCATCGGATAAACGATTGGTGCGATGGTCTGGCAATGATTCAGAGCTGATTGAATTAGCACAACGAAACGCCATGCAGATTGCTGCTGGACATTTCTTTATTATTTTCATCAAAAACGCTTATCCAATTAATGTCCTTAAAGAAGTGAAATCGGTGCCAGAAATTTGTCGGATCTTTTGTGCCACTGCAAATCCATTAGAGGTAGTTGTGGTTGAATCAGACCAGGGCCGGGGAGTATTAGGGGTAATTGATGGATTCAAGGCTTTGGGAATCGAGCAGGATGAAGATATTCAAGAACGGAAAAATCTGCTCCGAAAATTCGGATATAAACTTTAA